One genomic window of Candidatus Baltobacteraceae bacterium includes the following:
- a CDS encoding sulfite exporter TauE/SafE family protein, with amino-acid sequence MLTRGGVELFAAAFVASVFGSMVGLGGGFIFVPILRLFLGFAPAEAAGTSLVLIVANSASSVATYLWHRRVHVKIGLIIALGGLPTSILGAILALHMPAKLFDWILAAILVAVAVDMFWNAERRLAGRPEHYHVARLKGMSHRAAFGIGLVIGLFSSLFGLGGGIVLVPTLLYFSELPAHAIGATSQFAILLTSPVGLATHAWERDVDVSGAIPLILGGLLGGPIGARLSLRLKSPQLLIAVAVALAIAAVSLIWKHL; translated from the coding sequence ATGCTGACGCGCGGTGGGGTGGAACTCTTCGCCGCGGCGTTCGTCGCGAGCGTCTTCGGCTCGATGGTCGGCTTGGGCGGCGGATTCATCTTCGTCCCCATTCTGCGGCTGTTTCTCGGATTCGCACCGGCCGAAGCCGCCGGCACATCGCTCGTGCTCATCGTGGCCAACAGTGCGAGCAGCGTCGCCACGTATCTTTGGCATCGGCGCGTCCACGTAAAGATCGGGCTCATCATCGCGCTCGGCGGATTGCCGACCAGCATACTCGGCGCGATTTTGGCGCTGCATATGCCGGCGAAGCTCTTCGATTGGATCCTAGCCGCGATCTTGGTCGCGGTCGCCGTCGATATGTTCTGGAACGCGGAACGCCGCCTCGCGGGCAGGCCGGAGCACTACCACGTCGCGCGCCTCAAAGGTATGTCGCATCGCGCGGCGTTCGGGATCGGTTTGGTCATCGGTCTGTTTTCCAGCCTTTTCGGATTGGGCGGCGGCATCGTGCTGGTGCCGACCTTGCTGTACTTCTCAGAACTCCCAGCACACGCGATCGGCGCGACGTCCCAGTTTGCGATCCTCCTGACGTCGCCGGTGGGTTTGGCAACGCACGCGTGGGAGCGTGACGTTGACGTCAGCGGTGCGATTCCGCTGATTCTCGGCGGCCTGCTGGGCGGTCCAATCGGCGCGCGGCTCTCGCTGCGACTGAAATCTCCTCAACTTCTCATCGCCGTCGCAGTAGCATTGGCCATTGCCGCCGTAAGTTTGATCTGGAAACACCTTTAG
- a CDS encoding M55 family metallopeptidase — MPWIDVKIYISSDMEGTAGVCSWNQVDPSNAHEYPIYRRYMTQEIRAAIEGARAGGATDILVNDSHWSMHNLLFDELPQDDGLRILSGAPKPRSMGQALDGGFNAVFLTGYHAKAGDSAALAHTMTDLVYSVSVNGIPCSEALIFAALAGSYGVPVVLLTGDRTICDETAKYLPWAVGVAVKESIGFSSVNSLTPKAAQDAIRDGARAAMGRIGDAKPFTFDPPYELIVETLGVEHADMIELMPEFRRIGTRAVRFGANDYRMLLRAFIVATRIGAAANARA; from the coding sequence GTGCCTTGGATTGATGTGAAAATTTACATTTCCTCTGACATGGAGGGTACGGCGGGCGTGTGTTCGTGGAATCAAGTCGATCCGTCGAACGCACACGAGTATCCGATCTACCGCCGTTACATGACGCAAGAGATTCGCGCCGCGATCGAAGGCGCTCGCGCGGGCGGAGCGACCGATATTCTCGTCAACGACTCGCACTGGTCGATGCACAACCTGCTGTTCGACGAGCTGCCGCAGGACGACGGCCTGCGCATTCTGTCGGGCGCACCGAAGCCGCGTTCGATGGGGCAAGCACTCGACGGCGGGTTTAATGCGGTCTTTCTCACCGGCTACCACGCAAAAGCCGGCGATTCGGCCGCGCTCGCGCACACGATGACCGACCTCGTATACTCGGTGAGCGTCAACGGTATCCCATGCAGCGAGGCACTGATCTTTGCGGCGCTGGCGGGAAGCTACGGTGTTCCCGTCGTGCTGCTCACCGGCGATCGAACGATTTGCGACGAGACCGCGAAGTATTTGCCGTGGGCCGTCGGCGTGGCCGTCAAAGAGTCGATCGGCTTTTCTTCGGTCAACTCGCTGACGCCGAAGGCCGCTCAGGACGCGATTCGCGACGGAGCTCGAGCGGCAATGGGGCGCATCGGCGACGCCAAGCCATTCACGTTCGATCCGCCCTACGAGCTGATCGTCGAAACCCTCGGCGTGGAACACGCCGACATGATCGAGCTGATGCCCGAGTTCCGGCGTATCGGTACGCGCGCCGTGCGCTTCGGCGCCAACGATTACCGCATGCTTTTGCGGGCGTTTATCGTCGCTACGCGCATTGGCGCCGCCGCGAACGCGCGAGCGTAA
- a CDS encoding M15 family metallopeptidase: protein MKRSSAALGAAALAGLLAATPRPHGTLPPGFVYLSDVAPSIVQDMRYAGDYNLVGRPIAGYDAPECVLTKQAAQALAGAQREIGDIGLTLRVYDCYAPTRATGDLVAWSKNPSDQAMKAAFYPRVPKTKLFALGFLDVKSAHSRGSSVDVTIERLPLRDLPRYAKGDALYSCVGPYRERYHDGSIDMGTTFDCMDELSRTDADVGPIAASHRQTLATVMHKHGFTSHKEEWWHYTLRWEPFPKTYFDFPIESR, encoded by the coding sequence GTGAAACGCTCGAGCGCGGCGCTCGGCGCCGCTGCGCTCGCCGGCCTTCTCGCCGCGACGCCGCGACCGCATGGAACGCTGCCTCCCGGCTTCGTGTATCTTTCCGACGTCGCTCCGTCGATCGTTCAAGACATGCGCTATGCCGGCGACTATAATCTCGTCGGCCGTCCGATCGCCGGTTACGACGCTCCTGAGTGCGTCCTCACCAAACAGGCCGCCCAAGCACTGGCCGGCGCCCAGCGCGAGATCGGCGACATCGGACTGACCCTGCGCGTCTACGACTGTTACGCCCCAACGCGCGCCACCGGCGACCTTGTTGCCTGGAGCAAGAATCCGTCGGACCAGGCGATGAAAGCCGCGTTTTATCCGCGCGTCCCGAAAACCAAGCTCTTCGCGCTCGGCTTCCTCGACGTCAAGTCGGCGCACTCGCGCGGAAGCAGCGTCGACGTGACGATCGAACGCCTTCCGCTTCGCGATCTGCCCCGCTACGCCAAAGGCGACGCGCTGTACTCGTGCGTCGGCCCGTATCGAGAACGCTATCACGACGGATCGATCGATATGGGTACGACGTTCGATTGCATGGACGAGCTCTCGCGCACCGACGCCGACGTCGGCCCGATCGCCGCATCGCACCGGCAAACGCTTGCGACGGTCATGCACAAACACGGTTTTACCAGCCACAAGGAAGAGTGGTGGCACTACACGCTGCGGTGGGAGCCGTTTCCAAAGACCTATTTCGACTTCCCTATCGAAAGTCGCTAA
- a CDS encoding SprT-like domain-containing protein, translating to MTDKLSLPAESELQLLFARLNYQFFNGEVPDCRIAYNERFSNSAGRISYGKNPLVIELSPKHFRKYPGALEETLLHEMVHAWCYARYRDTGHGPLFKKKARECGITSIYHELGSVRPLNESSKRYVLRCEHCAFEVLRKKRPGKPVSCARCNKRRFDARYPLTIYEIVDMRPIGNTIEGLRAAERGH from the coding sequence GTGACCGACAAATTGAGTCTACCGGCGGAATCAGAGCTTCAGCTTCTTTTTGCGCGGCTGAATTATCAGTTTTTTAACGGAGAGGTTCCCGACTGCCGCATTGCCTATAACGAGCGGTTCTCAAACTCCGCCGGCCGCATCAGTTACGGCAAGAATCCGCTGGTCATCGAGCTTTCGCCCAAGCATTTCCGCAAGTATCCCGGCGCGCTCGAGGAGACGCTGCTTCACGAAATGGTGCACGCGTGGTGTTACGCGCGCTACCGGGACACCGGCCATGGCCCGCTATTTAAGAAGAAGGCGCGCGAGTGCGGCATCACGTCGATCTATCACGAGCTCGGCAGCGTGCGCCCGCTCAACGAGTCGAGCAAGCGATACGTGCTGCGGTGCGAACACTGCGCCTTCGAAGTCCTGCGCAAGAAACGGCCCGGAAAGCCGGTGAGCTGCGCGCGTTGCAATAAGCGCCGCTTCGACGCGCGGTATCCGCTGACGATTTACGAGATCGTCGACATGCGCCCGATCGGGAACACGATCGAAGGCCTTCGCGCCGCCGAACGCGGCCATTAA
- a CDS encoding diguanylate cyclase has product MTVVAAIAFAIALVCICYAIAARGRERRFASMFENSSEMMCMYDVHGHIVRFNPAAVRRLGVGSEHAGKHFSVHVAAEERAMVEHAFAQTLAGQANELATVFVDARSTRIPVVTNLAPIVVHGRTVGVVGSARDVSAEQQYEQNMLASQERYRALFEQSAHAMAAVKPDGTISAINVAMERLSGYRNEEIVGKSALMFSPPDRREMAQERLADLTVHPRAVAYDATLFCRGDHEIPVSVDVLPVRVKERVEAFYMTVKDLTHERALANRLTAKDDRFSALYRVASSAGSGGTQIDRALVLGADSLGMAYGFVTERGDGGFVVRHRFGPEDGLIPSADVGERLAASPRALAFDDFDGGKSCIGSRISIRGETYGTLVFLDLRPRELQFDQSDLDFIDLLVVLVGGAVAREIDDRELEAHSLRDPLTGLPNRTKLDQEITRSIARARRSQDGFALHFIDLDRFKPINDEWGHESGDLVLQQIAQRLNEIVRSADLVARIGGDEFVVLQAGVKDTASTAEFAQRVAAAVRKPIRLDDERTASVGCSIGLAFFPKDGTTPAALIRAADAAMYRAKERGRSETP; this is encoded by the coding sequence ATGACCGTCGTTGCCGCGATTGCTTTTGCCATCGCGCTCGTTTGCATCTGCTACGCGATCGCCGCACGCGGCCGCGAGCGGCGCTTTGCATCGATGTTCGAGAACAGCTCCGAGATGATGTGCATGTACGACGTCCACGGACATATCGTCAGGTTCAATCCGGCAGCCGTGCGGCGTCTGGGCGTGGGAAGCGAGCACGCGGGCAAGCACTTCAGCGTGCACGTTGCCGCCGAAGAGCGTGCCATGGTAGAGCATGCATTCGCGCAGACGCTTGCCGGCCAAGCCAACGAACTCGCAACCGTGTTCGTCGATGCCCGCAGCACGCGCATCCCGGTCGTGACGAATCTCGCCCCGATCGTCGTGCACGGTCGAACGGTCGGCGTCGTGGGATCCGCGCGCGACGTGAGCGCCGAGCAGCAGTACGAGCAGAACATGCTCGCCAGTCAGGAGCGCTACCGCGCGCTGTTCGAACAGAGCGCGCACGCGATGGCGGCGGTGAAACCCGACGGCACGATTTCCGCCATCAACGTCGCGATGGAGCGCCTCAGCGGCTATCGGAACGAGGAAATCGTGGGAAAGTCGGCGCTGATGTTTTCGCCGCCCGACCGCCGCGAGATGGCGCAGGAGCGATTGGCCGATCTCACCGTGCACCCCCGAGCGGTCGCCTACGACGCGACGCTCTTCTGTCGCGGCGATCACGAGATCCCCGTTTCCGTCGACGTGCTGCCCGTGCGCGTCAAGGAGCGCGTCGAAGCCTTTTATATGACGGTTAAGGATCTTACGCACGAACGCGCGCTGGCCAACCGGCTGACGGCAAAGGACGATCGATTCAGCGCGCTCTACCGCGTGGCTTCGTCCGCGGGCAGCGGCGGCACGCAAATCGATCGGGCGCTGGTGCTGGGAGCAGACTCGCTGGGCATGGCGTACGGGTTCGTGACGGAGCGCGGCGACGGCGGGTTCGTGGTCCGGCACCGGTTCGGTCCCGAAGACGGCTTGATTCCGTCCGCCGATGTCGGCGAGCGCCTCGCAGCAAGTCCGCGCGCGCTCGCATTCGACGACTTCGATGGCGGGAAGAGCTGCATCGGAAGCCGGATTTCGATTCGCGGCGAGACTTACGGTACGCTCGTGTTTCTCGATTTGCGTCCGCGCGAGCTGCAGTTCGATCAATCCGATCTCGATTTCATCGATCTTCTGGTCGTCCTCGTCGGCGGTGCCGTCGCACGCGAAATCGACGATCGCGAGCTCGAGGCGCATTCGCTGCGCGACCCGCTTACGGGCTTGCCCAACCGTACGAAGCTGGATCAGGAAATCACCCGCTCGATCGCGCGCGCACGCCGCTCGCAAGACGGGTTCGCGCTGCACTTCATCGATCTGGATCGCTTCAAGCCGATCAACGACGAGTGGGGACACGAGTCGGGCGACCTGGTTCTTCAACAGATCGCGCAGCGTCTGAACGAGATCGTTCGCAGCGCCGACCTGGTCGCGCGCATCGGCGGCGACGAGTTCGTCGTGCTTCAGGCGGGCGTCAAAGATACTGCGTCGACCGCCGAATTCGCGCAACGCGTCGCCGCGGCCGTCCGCAAGCCGATTCGGCTGGACGACGAGCGTACCGCTTCGGTGGGGTGCAGCATCGGGCTCGCGTTCTTTCCGAAAGACGGCACGACGCCGGCAGCGTTGATTCGCGCCGCCGACGCCGCCATGTATCGCGCGAAGGAGCGCGGCCGCTCCGAAACGCCCTAA
- the fumC gene encoding class II fumarate hydratase, with protein MTTARVSPNGAKTRTETDSMGKIEVPADKYYGAQSARSLIHFDIGDGVWPRDVMPKQVIRAMATLKKAAALVNRDLGKLDGTQSDLIVKAADEVIDGKLDAHFPLRVWQTGSGTQTNMNVNEVISNRAIEIAGGEMGSKKPVHPNDHVNMSQSSNDTFPTAMHMAAAEAMVAMLPAVEKLRDAINEKAKQWSHIVKVGRTHLQDATPLTLGQEFSGYVTQLDRAMVACKEALHHLYDLAIGGTAVGTGLNAHPEFGERTAKKISELTGLPFRSHPNKFTALASHDDFVFASGALKMLGAALMKIANDVRWLASGPRAGIGELVLPENEPGSSIMPGKVNPTQSEAMTMVVAQVYGNDLAISFGASQGNFELNVFNPVMIYNFLHSCSLLRDACTMFREHAIEGLQANEEQIKKYLDESLMVVTALAPHIGYDKAAEIAKHAHHKKKTLKEAALELGHVTEEQYDKVVVPKEMTYPKS; from the coding sequence ATGACGACTGCACGGGTTTCCCCCAACGGGGCCAAAACGCGTACCGAGACCGACTCGATGGGCAAGATCGAGGTCCCGGCCGATAAGTACTACGGCGCGCAATCCGCGCGTTCGCTCATACACTTCGACATCGGTGACGGCGTCTGGCCGCGCGACGTGATGCCCAAGCAGGTCATCCGCGCGATGGCCACCCTCAAGAAGGCGGCCGCGCTGGTCAACCGCGACCTCGGAAAGCTCGATGGCACCCAGAGCGATCTCATCGTGAAAGCCGCCGACGAGGTGATCGACGGCAAGCTCGACGCGCACTTTCCGCTGCGCGTGTGGCAAACCGGCTCGGGGACGCAGACGAACATGAACGTCAACGAGGTCATCAGCAACCGCGCGATCGAGATCGCGGGCGGCGAGATGGGCTCGAAGAAGCCGGTGCATCCCAACGACCACGTCAACATGTCGCAATCGTCCAACGACACGTTTCCGACGGCCATGCACATGGCTGCCGCCGAAGCGATGGTCGCGATGCTGCCGGCGGTAGAGAAACTGCGCGACGCCATCAACGAGAAGGCGAAGCAGTGGTCGCACATCGTCAAAGTCGGCCGCACGCATCTGCAGGATGCGACGCCGCTAACGCTCGGCCAAGAGTTCTCCGGATACGTGACGCAGCTCGATCGCGCCATGGTGGCGTGCAAAGAAGCTTTGCATCACCTATACGATCTCGCTATCGGCGGCACGGCCGTCGGCACCGGCCTCAACGCGCATCCCGAGTTCGGCGAGCGGACCGCCAAGAAGATCTCGGAGCTGACCGGATTACCGTTCCGCTCGCATCCGAACAAGTTCACGGCACTGGCGTCGCACGACGATTTCGTGTTCGCGTCGGGCGCGCTCAAGATGCTGGGCGCCGCGCTCATGAAGATCGCCAACGACGTCCGCTGGCTGGCTTCGGGCCCCCGCGCCGGCATCGGCGAGTTGGTTTTGCCGGAGAACGAGCCGGGCAGCTCGATCATGCCGGGCAAGGTCAATCCGACGCAGTCCGAAGCGATGACCATGGTGGTCGCACAGGTGTACGGCAACGATCTCGCGATTAGCTTCGGCGCGTCGCAGGGCAACTTCGAGCTCAACGTGTTCAACCCGGTGATGATCTACAACTTCCTGCACTCGTGCTCGCTGCTGCGCGACGCGTGCACGATGTTCCGCGAGCATGCGATCGAAGGACTCCAAGCCAACGAGGAACAGATCAAGAAGTACCTCGACGAGTCGCTGATGGTGGTCACGGCGCTCGCGCCGCACATCGGCTACGATAAGGCGGCGGAGATCGCCAAACACGCACACCATAAGAAGAAGACGCTCAAGGAAGCGGCGCTGGAACTGGGACACGTTACCGAGGAACAATACGACAAAGTCGTCGTTCCGAAGGAAATGACGTACCCCAAATCATGA
- a CDS encoding M55 family metallopeptidase, with protein sequence MKVYISCDMEGVAGVCAWEQVDARTPHPEYAIYRRYYTQEVCSAIEGARAAGAGDVLVNDSHGPMRNLVLDEMPSDVRVLFGNRKPHSMVQDADPSFGGAFFVGYHGAIGDADAVLGHTYTPSVIYDVSVNGVVCSEATLNAALLGHAGVPLLLVTGDRTTVEGVRGQMPWVQGVVVKESIGTFAATSLTPAAAQRAIRDGARAAIENAAAAKPYRFEPPIQLEITLAKTEQADLVEMIPGFARTGPRSVRFEHVDFPVVFRAFVATWRLGAQA encoded by the coding sequence ATGAAGGTCTACATTTCTTGCGATATGGAAGGCGTGGCCGGCGTGTGCGCGTGGGAACAGGTCGACGCGCGCACCCCCCATCCGGAGTACGCCATTTACCGCCGCTACTACACGCAAGAGGTGTGCAGCGCGATCGAAGGCGCGCGAGCGGCCGGCGCGGGCGACGTTCTCGTGAACGACTCGCACGGCCCAATGCGCAATCTCGTTCTCGACGAAATGCCTTCCGACGTGCGGGTGCTCTTCGGCAACCGGAAGCCGCACTCGATGGTGCAGGACGCCGATCCGTCGTTCGGCGGAGCATTTTTCGTCGGCTACCACGGCGCGATCGGCGACGCGGACGCGGTTCTCGGTCACACCTACACGCCGTCGGTGATCTACGACGTGTCGGTCAACGGCGTCGTGTGCAGCGAAGCGACGCTCAACGCCGCACTGCTCGGACACGCCGGCGTTCCGCTGCTGCTCGTCACCGGCGACCGTACGACGGTCGAAGGCGTTCGCGGGCAGATGCCCTGGGTACAAGGCGTCGTCGTCAAAGAGTCGATCGGCACGTTTGCGGCCACGTCGCTGACGCCGGCCGCGGCGCAGCGCGCGATTCGCGACGGCGCGCGCGCCGCAATCGAAAATGCGGCAGCCGCAAAACCCTATCGCTTCGAACCGCCGATTCAGCTGGAAATCACGCTGGCCAAGACGGAGCAGGCCGATCTCGTCGAGATGATTCCGGGATTCGCGCGCACCGGGCCGCGCAGCGTGCGGTTCGAGCACGTCGACTTTCCGGTCGTCTTTCGCGCGTTCGTCGCCACATGGCGCTTGGGCGCGCAGGCGTGA
- a CDS encoding GNAT family N-acetyltransferase: MPLTVRTATPEDLDAIAPLFDAYRQFFTEKPDLETSRRFLGERLERGESVVLAAFEREQATGFLQLYPLFSSWYCKRQWFLSDLYVDERFRERGIGKHLVSACVDYAKRSGARAILVELPFSEPHLVKFYGELGFAKDDVFELYRLVC; the protein is encoded by the coding sequence ATGCCTCTGACCGTGCGGACCGCGACCCCCGAGGATCTCGACGCGATCGCGCCCCTGTTCGACGCGTACCGGCAGTTTTTCACCGAAAAGCCGGATCTCGAGACCTCGCGCCGGTTTTTGGGCGAACGCTTGGAACGCGGCGAGTCCGTCGTGTTGGCGGCCTTCGAGCGCGAGCAGGCTACCGGCTTTTTACAGCTCTACCCGCTCTTCTCGTCGTGGTATTGCAAACGCCAGTGGTTTCTGAGCGACCTCTACGTCGACGAACGGTTCCGCGAGCGTGGAATCGGCAAGCACTTGGTCTCGGCCTGCGTCGATTACGCAAAACGCAGCGGCGCGCGCGCGATTTTAGTCGAGCTGCCGTTCTCGGAACCGCATCTGGTCAAGTTCTACGGTGAGTTGGGCTTCGCCAAGGACGACGTCTTCGAGTTATATCGACTCGTGTGTTAA
- a CDS encoding tetratricopeptide repeat protein produces the protein MPRQPSRGLPPRIALPIVAVVSLIFLVIMAYLVAEGFGVTGSVFGKAAKPGTVAGAQQQSQGSQDNVEGGPPPAVAEQLKTLRDRIAKHPDDDVAITQLADMYLAANRYADAVPLYRQALKANPRNVAAQTGLAEAQEALRETNSQ, from the coding sequence GTGCCAAGACAACCGTCGCGCGGCTTGCCGCCGCGTATTGCACTCCCGATCGTCGCGGTCGTATCTTTGATTTTCCTCGTTATTATGGCGTATCTCGTTGCCGAAGGGTTCGGCGTGACGGGCTCGGTCTTCGGCAAGGCTGCCAAGCCGGGTACGGTCGCAGGCGCGCAGCAGCAATCGCAGGGCTCGCAAGACAACGTCGAGGGCGGTCCGCCGCCCGCCGTCGCCGAGCAGCTCAAAACGTTGCGCGATCGGATTGCAAAGCATCCCGACGACGACGTCGCGATCACGCAGCTCGCGGATATGTACCTCGCCGCGAACCGGTACGCCGACGCGGTTCCGCTCTATCGCCAAGCGCTCAAGGCCAATCCGCGCAACGTCGCGGCGCAAACGGGTCTTGCAGAGGCGCAGGAAGCCTTACGCGAAACGAACTCCCAATGA
- a CDS encoding MFS transporter encodes MLSAQAAPSIFRSRAFRQYFIGQSLSMLGDGLRTLAVPLLAYHLTHSALSTGGAFICETVPFSVFALIGGSLADRLDRRKLMIGCDAVRFAVMAFFAIAYWLHFLTLPMIYGGLVVISTCAAAFLGGQSSSIPYMLGRERSTEAIAVLIASENTSNLVAPVVGGALFAYFGPLPALTLNALTYLASQISLSRIGTLGPETAGGLPSLAQLRNDVMLGFQQLWGDLTMRVQTLAGLAFNFFGFGCYAILIPFLKKGFGATDQQVGIFLGIAAGGAVAGAAFAAKFARRWPFGRALTMAYAIDALIFIPVVLTKNLWLAAAFWAAANTVANFEVAQIIGFRMRVSPEAMIGRVMGAVRLIVLSSIAPGVLIFGYVSDKYSPLAAMWIGAVGYIVIAAVAVSIPTLRNETR; translated from the coding sequence ATGCTTTCCGCGCAGGCCGCGCCGAGCATCTTTCGCTCGCGCGCTTTTCGACAGTATTTCATCGGGCAGTCGCTCAGCATGCTGGGCGACGGCTTGCGCACGCTCGCCGTTCCGCTGCTGGCCTATCACTTGACGCACTCGGCGCTGTCGACCGGCGGCGCCTTCATCTGCGAGACCGTGCCGTTCTCCGTCTTCGCATTGATCGGCGGATCGTTGGCCGATCGGCTCGACCGCCGCAAGCTGATGATCGGCTGCGACGCCGTGCGCTTTGCCGTCATGGCGTTCTTTGCGATCGCCTACTGGTTGCACTTCCTCACGCTGCCGATGATCTACGGCGGATTAGTGGTCATCTCGACCTGCGCCGCCGCCTTTTTAGGCGGACAATCGTCGAGTATCCCCTACATGCTCGGACGCGAACGGTCGACGGAAGCCATCGCGGTGCTGATCGCTTCGGAAAACACGTCGAACCTGGTCGCACCGGTCGTCGGGGGTGCCTTGTTCGCGTACTTCGGTCCGCTTCCGGCGTTAACGCTCAATGCGCTGACCTACCTTGCTTCGCAAATCTCGCTGTCGCGCATCGGGACACTCGGCCCCGAGACCGCCGGCGGATTGCCGTCGCTCGCTCAACTGCGCAACGACGTGATGCTCGGATTCCAACAGCTCTGGGGCGACCTCACCATGCGAGTTCAAACGCTCGCCGGCCTCGCGTTCAACTTCTTCGGTTTCGGTTGCTATGCAATATTAATTCCCTTTCTGAAAAAAGGCTTTGGCGCGACGGATCAGCAGGTGGGTATCTTTCTGGGCATTGCCGCCGGCGGAGCCGTAGCCGGGGCGGCGTTTGCCGCGAAGTTCGCGCGCCGCTGGCCGTTCGGACGCGCCCTCACCATGGCGTACGCGATTGACGCCCTCATTTTCATACCCGTCGTGCTGACGAAGAATCTCTGGCTAGCAGCGGCCTTCTGGGCGGCAGCGAACACCGTCGCCAACTTCGAAGTCGCGCAGATCATCGGTTTTCGCATGCGCGTCTCGCCCGAAGCGATGATCGGCCGAGTCATGGGTGCCGTGCGGCTGATCGTCCTCTCGTCGATTGCGCCGGGCGTATTGATTTTTGGCTACGTATCCGATAAATATTCGCCGCTCGCGGCGATGTGGATCGGCGCGGTCGGCTACATCGTCATCGCCGCCGTCGCCGTATCGATTCCGACGCTGCGAAACGAGACGCGTTGA